One Megamonas hypermegale genomic window carries:
- a CDS encoding DUF47 domain-containing protein, whose product MFSFFKKKDTEFYDLFLTSANYFHESALLINKVMSGDNGADAGFLDITEIEHNADAINDKIIDKLNKTFITPIDREDIYALANGLDDGVDFLQGTLQRAMMYHLKETSDAAISLSQLLIKSTTEIVNAFSMLHEVTKHEHEILECTYKISKFESEGDRIYRNEIAYLFENIKDPIELIKWKDVLDYIEDTLDHCEKLSDLLRGVVMKYA is encoded by the coding sequence ATGTTCAGTTTTTTCAAAAAAAAGGATACGGAATTTTATGATTTGTTTTTGACAAGTGCAAATTATTTTCATGAAAGCGCTCTTTTAATTAACAAAGTTATGTCAGGAGATAATGGTGCTGATGCTGGCTTCTTAGATATTACAGAAATCGAGCACAATGCTGATGCTATCAATGACAAAATCATCGACAAATTAAACAAAACATTCATTACTCCAATTGACCGCGAAGATATTTATGCTTTAGCAAATGGATTAGATGACGGTGTAGATTTTCTTCAAGGCACTTTACAACGTGCTATGATGTATCATCTTAAAGAAACGAGTGATGCAGCGATTTCCTTGTCCCAATTACTTATTAAATCTACAACAGAAATTGTAAATGCTTTTTCTATGTTACATGAAGTTACTAAACATGAACACGAAATTTTAGAATGTACTTATAAAATTAGCAAATTCGAAAGCGAAGGGGACCGCATTTATCGCAATGAAATTGCTTATTTATTTGAAAACATCAAAGACCCTATTGAACTCATAAAATGGAAAGATGTTTTAGATTATATAGAAGATACCTTAGACCATTGCGAAAAATTGTCTGACTTATTGAGAGGCGTGGTAATGAAGTATGCATGA
- a CDS encoding nucleoside kinase, with protein MLLPKKYPLVEIAKQKQKEHKALITAVKIDNVLRDLQTDITPNSQIEFIDMTQEDGVLAYQRSVLFIMIASVNLLYPDKEVVVEHSVNNGVYCELLPKGDLTAEKVANIEAKMREFIEKKKDIYKVSLPREDVIALFRESQQIEKSKLIETLKQDVVSLYYCSGYYDYLYGPMLYNTSLLDKFALDFYNPGLILRTPLKDNPDEVPPMMKQRKLSMILSEADRWADILKCNYVTNLNNYIKENRSGDIIRISEALHEKKIAQIADHIVEDTEHLRLILIAGPSSSGKTTFAQRLRIQLLVNGLNPTSISLDDYFLDRELTPKNEHGEYDFESLYALDLDLFNKHMLALLNGEAVEIPVYNFATGYREWKNHIVQVEKNQPIIIEGIHGLNDELTKAIPNNMKYKIYISALTQLAIDGHNRIPTTVARIIRRIVRDNQFRGAHPLKTIRQWSEVRNGENKNIFPYQENADVMFNSALIYELGVLKKYARPLLMKIDANLPEYNVSKRLIDFLDYFDDIYNEDDIPNNSILREFIGKSCFF; from the coding sequence ATGCTTCTTCCCAAAAAATATCCACTAGTAGAAATTGCAAAACAAAAACAAAAAGAACACAAAGCTTTAATAACAGCTGTAAAAATCGACAATGTATTACGCGATTTACAAACAGATATAACACCAAATTCGCAAATAGAATTCATCGATATGACTCAAGAAGATGGTGTTTTAGCTTATCAGCGCAGTGTTTTATTCATCATGATAGCTTCTGTCAATCTTTTATATCCTGATAAAGAAGTCGTTGTCGAACATTCAGTAAACAATGGCGTTTATTGTGAACTTTTGCCTAAAGGCGATTTAACAGCTGAAAAAGTAGCAAATATTGAAGCTAAAATGCGTGAATTTATTGAAAAGAAAAAAGATATTTACAAAGTATCTCTACCACGTGAAGATGTTATCGCATTATTTCGTGAATCACAACAAATAGAAAAATCAAAATTAATTGAAACTTTAAAACAAGATGTAGTCAGCTTATACTATTGTTCTGGTTATTATGACTATCTTTATGGCCCAATGTTATATAATACCTCCTTATTAGATAAATTTGCACTTGATTTTTACAATCCAGGATTAATTTTACGTACACCACTAAAAGATAATCCTGATGAAGTTCCTCCAATGATGAAACAGCGTAAACTCTCGATGATTTTATCTGAAGCTGACCGCTGGGCAGATATATTGAAGTGCAATTATGTGACGAATTTAAATAATTACATCAAAGAAAATAGAAGTGGCGATATCATTCGCATTTCGGAAGCTTTACATGAAAAAAAGATAGCTCAAATTGCTGACCATATCGTTGAAGATACAGAACATTTACGTTTAATCTTAATTGCAGGGCCTTCTTCATCAGGCAAAACAACATTTGCGCAAAGACTTAGAATTCAACTCCTTGTAAACGGACTTAATCCTACATCTATTTCCCTTGATGATTATTTTCTCGATAGAGAATTAACGCCAAAAAATGAACATGGTGAATACGATTTTGAATCACTCTATGCCTTGGACTTAGACTTATTCAATAAACATATGTTAGCACTATTAAATGGTGAGGCTGTAGAAATACCTGTATATAATTTTGCTACAGGATACCGCGAATGGAAAAATCATATTGTACAAGTAGAAAAAAATCAACCTATAATCATCGAAGGTATTCATGGCTTAAATGATGAGCTGACAAAAGCTATACCCAATAATATGAAATACAAAATATACATCAGTGCTTTAACTCAATTAGCTATCGATGGGCACAATCGCATACCGACAACAGTAGCACGCATTATTCGCCGCATTGTCCGTGACAATCAATTTCGTGGGGCACATCCACTTAAAACAATTCGTCAATGGAGTGAAGTACGCAATGGAGAAAATAAAAATATCTTTCCTTATCAAGAAAATGCAGATGTAATGTTTAATTCTGCCCTCATTTATGAACTTGGTGTATTAAAAAAATACGCTCGACCACTTTTGATGAAAATAGATGCTAACTTACCTGAATACAATGTCTCTAAGCGATTGATAGATTTCCTTGATTATTTTGATGATATTTACAACGAAGATGATATTCCAAATAACTCCATACTTCGGGAATTTATCGGCAAATCTTGCTTTTTCTAA
- the thrC gene encoding threonine synthase: MDYISTRGGGNAVSAARAIIKGLATDGGLFVPQTIPSIDKDFIQSLLNLSYQERAKKVLSLYLTDFTNQEINDCVENAYGNNKFDTDKVVPTVQVEDNNYLLELWHGPTSAFKDMALQLLPQFISTSLKKLGDKNELVILVATSGDTGKAALDGFKDVPQTKIIVFYPQEGVSKIQRLQMLTQEGNNVAVVAVQGNFDDAQSGVKQIFNDTSYNELLAQKGFQLSSANSINWGRLLPQIVYYFSSYADLINMGKIKLGDKVNFTVPTGNFGDILAGFYAKCMGLPVNRLICASNANNVLTDFLTTGTYDKNREFFKTISPSMDILISSNLERLLYHMTKDTEKVKKWMQQLQQDGKYTVDDATLKAIQETFCAGYLNDTDTMDCIKSVYAKDKYVADTHTAVAWQVAQDYTAKTNETIPMVILSTASPYKFNDSVLTALGEDIADKDEFALLDKLAQINKDPIPQGLAKLKTAPILHNKVCEKQHMINSVSEFLNI, encoded by the coding sequence ATGGATTATATCAGTACAAGAGGCGGTGGCAACGCTGTAAGTGCAGCACGCGCAATCATAAAAGGCTTAGCTACAGATGGTGGTCTTTTCGTTCCACAAACAATTCCATCTATCGATAAAGATTTCATACAATCCTTACTTAATTTATCTTATCAAGAACGCGCTAAAAAAGTTCTTTCATTATATTTAACAGATTTTACTAATCAAGAAATAAACGACTGCGTTGAAAATGCTTATGGCAATAATAAATTTGATACAGATAAAGTCGTTCCTACAGTTCAAGTAGAAGACAACAATTATTTATTAGAATTATGGCATGGCCCAACGAGTGCTTTTAAAGATATGGCACTTCAACTTTTGCCACAATTTATCTCTACTTCATTAAAAAAACTCGGCGATAAAAATGAACTCGTAATCCTCGTTGCCACTTCTGGCGATACTGGAAAAGCTGCTCTTGATGGCTTTAAAGATGTGCCTCAGACAAAAATCATCGTATTTTATCCACAAGAAGGCGTCAGCAAAATTCAGCGCTTACAAATGCTCACTCAAGAAGGTAACAACGTTGCTGTTGTAGCTGTACAAGGTAATTTTGATGACGCTCAAAGCGGTGTAAAACAGATTTTTAATGATACTTCTTATAATGAATTGTTAGCACAAAAAGGCTTCCAGCTTTCTTCCGCTAATTCCATTAACTGGGGTCGTTTACTTCCACAAATCGTATACTATTTCAGTTCTTATGCTGATTTAATAAACATGGGCAAAATAAAATTGGGCGATAAAGTCAATTTCACTGTACCAACTGGTAATTTTGGTGATATTCTCGCTGGTTTTTACGCAAAATGTATGGGACTGCCTGTAAATCGTTTAATCTGTGCTTCTAATGCTAACAATGTTTTAACCGACTTTTTAACAACAGGTACTTACGACAAAAATCGTGAATTCTTTAAAACAATTTCTCCATCTATGGATATTTTAATTTCCAGCAACTTAGAAAGATTGCTCTACCACATGACAAAAGATACTGAAAAAGTAAAAAAATGGATGCAACAACTTCAACAAGATGGAAAATATACTGTAGATGATGCTACATTAAAAGCTATTCAAGAAACTTTCTGCGCTGGCTATTTAAATGATACAGATACCATGGATTGCATTAAATCTGTATATGCAAAAGATAAATACGTTGCTGATACTCATACAGCAGTTGCTTGGCAAGTTGCACAAGATTATACAGCAAAAACAAATGAAACCATTCCAATGGTCATCTTATCAACTGCCAGCCCATATAAATTCAATGATAGTGTTTTAACCGCTTTAGGTGAAGATATTGCTGATAAAGATGAATTTGCGCTCTTAGATAAATTAGCACAAATAAACAAAGACCCAATTCCACAAGGACTTGCTAAATTAAAAACAGCACCTATTTTGCATAACAAAGTTTGTGAAAAACAACATATGATAAATAGTGTAAGTGAATTTTTAAATATTTAA
- a CDS encoding inorganic phosphate transporter — MHELQFLIIAVIVLALLFDFINGFHDTANAIATSVSTRALRPRTAIIMAAFLNFIGAMYSTGVAKTIGGDIVKSANHIDEHIIVAALIGAIVWNLFTWWIAMPSSSSHALVGGIIGAVLVSTGAIGLNFWGIGKIVLSLILSPVIAIIFGFIVMNIFFLLFGKYRPSSLNNKFKRLQIITAATMAFSHGSNDAQKSMGIITLALLSGGYIDVFEVPYYVKILAATAMACGTAIGGWKIIKTVGGKIFKLQPVTGFAADLNSSIVIFSATLLSLPVSTTHVVSGSIMGVGSAKRVGAVRWGTAQQMLMAWVLTIPCTAIVGALVYYLMCFVFGL; from the coding sequence ATGCATGAGTTACAGTTTCTCATTATAGCAGTCATTGTACTTGCTTTATTATTTGACTTTATAAACGGCTTCCATGATACAGCAAATGCTATAGCTACCTCTGTATCAACTAGAGCCTTAAGACCTAGAACAGCCATTATCATGGCAGCTTTTTTGAATTTTATCGGTGCTATGTACAGTACAGGCGTTGCTAAAACCATCGGTGGCGATATCGTAAAATCAGCCAATCACATTGATGAACACATCATTGTAGCAGCTTTAATTGGTGCTATTGTTTGGAATTTATTCACTTGGTGGATTGCGATGCCAAGTAGTTCTTCCCATGCTTTAGTAGGTGGTATTATCGGTGCTGTTCTCGTTTCTACCGGAGCTATTGGTCTTAACTTTTGGGGAATTGGTAAAATCGTTCTTTCTTTGATTTTATCACCAGTAATAGCAATAATATTCGGTTTTATTGTCATGAATATATTTTTCCTGCTATTCGGTAAATATCGACCGTCATCACTTAACAATAAATTTAAACGTTTGCAAATCATAACTGCTGCCACAATGGCATTTTCTCACGGTTCAAATGATGCGCAAAAATCAATGGGTATCATTACTTTAGCCCTTTTAAGTGGTGGATATATTGATGTATTTGAAGTTCCTTACTATGTAAAAATCTTAGCGGCAACTGCAATGGCTTGTGGTACTGCTATTGGTGGTTGGAAAATCATCAAAACAGTCGGTGGTAAAATCTTTAAACTTCAACCAGTTACAGGTTTCGCAGCTGATTTAAACTCTTCCATCGTTATTTTTTCAGCGACTTTATTATCCTTGCCAGTAAGTACAACACATGTTGTTTCTGGTTCTATCATGGGTGTAGGTAGTGCTAAACGCGTTGGCGCAGTACGATGGGGCACAGCACAACAAATGCTCATGGCATGGGTGCTTACAATTCCATGTACAGCTATTGTCGGTGCACTTGTTTATTATTTAATGTGCTTTGTATTTGGACTATAA
- a CDS encoding 2-thiouracil desulfurase family protein — translation MKKIHVVAAIIRDKDKILTAKRNYGNLKGFWEFPGGKVNIDEQPEIALQRELREELNAEIKISEYFTSIEYDYPDFHMKMDCYICTTEKFELNEAIHSKFKWLTLSDLDSVNWLEADKIVVNRLKIYLSKNILVSACLLGDNCKYNGGNNYNQNVVDLVKNKNVIKVCPEILANLPLPRKPVEISNDKIITKDKVDMTELYMNSAKKAMQDIADKEIDLAILKANSPTCGSKYIYDGTFSHKLIEGNGIFAQMIKDKGILVISERDI, via the coding sequence ATGAAAAAAATCCATGTAGTAGCAGCAATAATACGAGATAAAGATAAGATTTTAACGGCAAAGAGAAATTACGGCAATCTTAAAGGTTTTTGGGAATTTCCTGGTGGAAAAGTAAACATAGATGAACAGCCAGAAATTGCTTTACAAAGAGAATTAAGAGAAGAATTAAATGCTGAAATAAAAATATCAGAATATTTTACTTCAATAGAATATGATTATCCTGATTTTCATATGAAAATGGATTGTTATATTTGTACAACAGAAAAATTTGAACTGAATGAGGCAATTCATAGTAAATTTAAATGGTTGACTTTGTCTGATTTAGATAGTGTAAATTGGTTAGAAGCTGATAAAATTGTTGTCAATCGGTTAAAAATTTATTTGAGTAAAAATATTTTAGTGAGTGCTTGTTTACTTGGTGATAATTGTAAATATAATGGTGGAAATAATTATAATCAAAATGTAGTAGATTTAGTCAAAAACAAAAATGTTATTAAAGTTTGCCCAGAAATTTTAGCAAATTTGCCATTGCCACGTAAGCCTGTTGAAATATCAAACGATAAGATTATCACAAAAGATAAAGTGGATATGACAGAGCTGTATATGAATAGTGCTAAAAAAGCTATGCAAGATATTGCGGATAAAGAAATTGATTTAGCTATTTTAAAAGCTAATAGTCCAACATGTGGCAGTAAATACATTTATGATGGAACATTTTCCCATAAATTGATTGAAGGCAATGGTATTTTTGCTCAAATGATAAAAGATAAAGGTATTTTAGTGATAAGTGAACGCGATATATAA